A window of Perognathus longimembris pacificus isolate PPM17 chromosome 6, ASM2315922v1, whole genome shotgun sequence contains these coding sequences:
- the Mcts2 gene encoding MCTS family member 2 produces the protein MFKKFDEKEDVSNCIQLKTSVIKGIKNQLTEQFPGIEPWLNQIMPKKDPVKIVRCHEHTEILTVNGELLFFRQRKGPFYPTLRLLHKYPFILPHQQVDKGAIKFVLSGANIMCPGLTSRGAKLYPAAVDTIVAVMAEGKQHALCVGVMKMAAEDIEKVNKGIGIENIHYLNDGLWHMKTYK, from the coding sequence ATGTTCAAGAAATTCGACGAGAAGGAGGATGTGTCCAACTGTATCCAGCTGAAAACTTCGGTGATTAAGGGTATCAAGAACCAACTGACCGAGCAGTTTCCAGGTATTGAGCCGTGGCTTAACCAAATCATGCCCAAGAAAGATCCCGTAAAGATAGTCCGGTGCCACGAGCATACGGAAATCCTTACGGTAAATGGAGAGTTACTGTTTTTTAGACAAAGAAAAGGACCTTTTTATCCAACCCTCAGGTTACTTCACAAATACCCATTTATCCTGCCGCATCAGCAGGTTGATAAAGGAGCCATCAAGTTCGTGCTCAGTGGCGCAAATATCATGTGTCCGGGCTTAACTTCTCGCGGGGCAAAGCTTTACCCTGCCGCGGTAGATACCATTGTGGCCGTCATGGCAGAAGGCAAGCAGCACGCTCTGTGTGTCGGAGTCATGAAGATGGCTGCAGAAGACATTGAGAAGGTCAACAAAGGAATCGGCATTGAAAATATCCATTATTTAAACGATGGGCTGTGGCACATGAAGACATATAAGTGA